From Nicotiana tabacum cultivar K326 chromosome 15, ASM71507v2, whole genome shotgun sequence, the proteins below share one genomic window:
- the LOC107774248 gene encoding large ribosomal subunit protein eL18y: MGIDLKAGGKNKKTKRTAPKSDDVYLKLLVKLYRFLVRRTGSKFNTVILKRLFMSKTNKPPLSLSRLISYTKGKEDKIAVIVGSVTDDVRAYEVPTLMVCALRFTKTARARIEKAGGECLTFDQLALRAPLGQNTVLLRGPKNAREAVRHFGPAPGVPHSHTKPYVRSKGRKFERARGRRKSRGYKV; encoded by the exons ATG GGTATCGATCTGAAGGCTGGAGGTAAGAACAAGAAGACAAAGCGCACAGCACCTAAGTCTGATGATGTTTACTTGAAACTCCTCGTCAAG CTATACCGATTTTTGGTGCGGAGGACGGGAAGCAAGTTCAACACAGTGATTCTTAAGCGGCTCTTTATGAGCAAAACCAATAAACCTCCCCTTTCACTCTCGAGGTTGATATCTTATACCAAAGGAAAG GAGGATAAGATTGCTGTGATTGTGGGCTCTGTTACCGATGATGTTAGGGCCTATGAAGTTCCAACATTGATGGTATGTGCTTTGAGATTCACAAAGACTGCAAGGGCAAGGATTGAGAAAGCTGGTGGTGAGTGTTTGACATTTGATCAGCTGGCTCTTAGAGCtccacttggtcaaaacacg GTTCTTCTAAGAGGCCCTAAGAATGCTCGTGAAGCAGTGAGGCACTTTGGTCCAGCTCCTGGAGTTCCACACAGCCACACGAAACCGTATGTGCGTTCCAAGGGAAGGAAGTTTGAGAGGGCCagaggaagaagaaagagcaGGGGTTACAAGGTTTAA